A section of the Enterococcus montenegrensis genome encodes:
- a CDS encoding ABC transporter ATP-binding protein, with amino-acid sequence MFKIIKRLLSYLKAHKLIFGVSVLLLILASGLELISPLIAKRMIDNVMTPAFDTGNLPVMLLIQLLAFYLLLNIVGSLFRYVSILQLRKMANQIVKKMRDQLFSQLHQLPVAYFDTLPAGKIVARITNDTEVLRSSFYVSVISNLLSNVIQIIGVYIAIFLLDSRLGAALLTLLPVLVLWQHFYTKKAAKYNLAMREYISQISGQLNEFVQGVAVIQAFQKEKQLLKEFRQTVTKWFNVGKKALLLDAGAAWGLGTFLRNITILLVITTLASFFLNGQLAISAGLLYAFIDYINRLFDPIEGMVQTVAGVQQSLAAGTRIFELADEKIESQEENEIQIKKGAVAFKDVSFGYTKTQRVLHHIDFTAAPGETVALVGHTGSGKSSILNLLFRFYEPDSVGILIDGKKIADYSRQSLRRFMAIVMQDPYLFSGTIASNIHMGDKSISDEMVLAALKQVGAQDLIARYPDGIHHLVVEKGQAFSSGERQLISFARALVFNPKILILDEATSHVDTQTEAIIQKAMEVLQKGRTTFIIAHRLSTIKEADEILVLDQGRIVERGSHDTLVKQEGIYYQMYQMQAAQLSA; translated from the coding sequence ATGTTTAAAATAATTAAGCGGCTTTTAAGCTATTTAAAAGCCCACAAATTAATCTTTGGCGTTAGCGTATTATTGTTAATTCTAGCTTCAGGCTTGGAGTTAATCTCGCCTTTAATTGCCAAAAGAATGATCGATAATGTTATGACACCGGCCTTTGACACTGGAAATTTGCCGGTCATGTTATTAATTCAATTATTAGCTTTTTATTTATTGTTAAATATTGTAGGTTCGCTTTTTCGTTATGTAAGTATTTTACAGTTGCGAAAAATGGCCAATCAAATTGTCAAGAAAATGCGGGATCAACTGTTTTCTCAGCTACACCAACTGCCGGTTGCCTATTTTGATACATTACCAGCAGGAAAGATCGTGGCCCGTATTACTAACGATACCGAAGTTTTGCGTTCAAGTTTTTATGTGAGTGTTATTAGTAATCTTTTAAGTAATGTTATTCAAATTATTGGCGTCTACATTGCGATTTTCTTATTGGACAGCCGTTTGGGGGCAGCACTTTTAACTTTATTGCCAGTTTTAGTATTGTGGCAGCACTTTTACACAAAAAAAGCAGCGAAATATAATTTGGCGATGCGAGAATATATTTCCCAAATCAGTGGTCAATTAAATGAATTTGTTCAAGGCGTGGCTGTGATTCAAGCTTTCCAAAAAGAAAAGCAGCTGTTAAAAGAGTTTCGTCAAACAGTTACGAAATGGTTTAACGTCGGTAAAAAAGCGCTCCTACTCGATGCAGGTGCGGCTTGGGGGTTGGGTACTTTTTTACGAAATATAACGATTTTACTCGTGATCACAACGCTGGCTAGTTTCTTTTTAAATGGCCAGTTGGCAATTTCCGCGGGGCTTTTATATGCTTTTATCGATTATATTAATCGCTTATTTGATCCCATTGAAGGTATGGTACAAACCGTAGCAGGTGTACAGCAATCCCTTGCGGCCGGTACAAGAATTTTTGAATTGGCCGATGAAAAAATAGAAAGCCAAGAAGAAAATGAGATTCAAATCAAAAAAGGTGCAGTGGCATTTAAAGACGTATCTTTTGGGTATACGAAAACACAACGGGTATTGCATCATATTGATTTTACAGCAGCACCCGGGGAAACTGTCGCATTAGTTGGTCATACTGGTTCGGGCAAATCTAGTATTTTAAATTTACTTTTTCGCTTTTATGAACCAGATAGTGTTGGTATTTTGATTGACGGTAAAAAAATTGCCGACTATAGTCGCCAATCGTTGCGGCGTTTTATGGCGATAGTCATGCAAGATCCCTATTTATTTAGTGGCACGATAGCCAGTAATATTCATATGGGGGATAAAAGTATTAGTGATGAAATGGTTTTAGCGGCTTTAAAACAAGTTGGAGCCCAAGACTTAATTGCCCGATATCCAGATGGTATTCACCATTTGGTAGTAGAAAAAGGGCAGGCCTTTTCCAGTGGTGAAAGACAGTTGATCAGTTTTGCTAGGGCTTTGGTATTTAACCCGAAAATTTTAATCTTAGATGAGGCGACAAGTCATGTCGATACCCAGACAGAAGCAATTATTCAAAAAGCAATGGAAGTACTGCAAAAAGGACGGACGACTTTTATTATTGCCCATCGACTTTCTACTATTAAAGAAGCAGATGAGATTTTAGTTTTAGATCAAGGGAGAATTGTGGAGCGCGGCAGCCATGATACGTTAGTGAAACAAGAGGGAATTTATTATCAAATGTACCAGATGCAAGCGGCCCAATTATCAGCATAA